In Columba livia isolate bColLiv1 breed racing homer chromosome 6, bColLiv1.pat.W.v2, whole genome shotgun sequence, a single genomic region encodes these proteins:
- the CPN1 gene encoding carboxypeptidase N catalytic chain isoform X1, translated as MARWLRPLVGALILLEGAAALSFLHHRYEEMVQALFRVQSQCPYVTRIYSIGRSVEGRHLYVLEFSDYPGIHEPLEPEFKYVGNMHGNEVLGRELLLQLSEFLCEEYRRGNERITRLIHDTRIHIMPSMNPDGYEVAAKQGPDSNGYLTGRNNANGVDLNRNFPDLNTFMYYSGEISGPNHHIPLPDNWKSQVEPETLAVIQWISSYNFVLSANLHGGAVVANYPYDKSQDQRFRNHRRTVNTPTPDDKLFQKLAKTYSYAHGWMHRGWNCGDYFADGITNGASWYSLSKGMQDFNYLYTNCFEITLELSCNKFPPEEDLERQWMANREALVAFMEEVHQGIKGMVSDENNNGIAGAVISVQGISHDITSGDMGDYFRLLLPGTYTVTASAEGYQPQTVTTTVGPAAPSLVHFQLKQDVVRKPPERKASGTRMNNKALQKKVVPRATRRGTQK; from the exons ATGGCTCGGTGGTTGCGGCCCCTCGTGGGAGCCCTGATCCTGCTCGAGGGGGCGGCTGCTCTCAGCTTTCTCCACCATCGCTACGAGGAGATGGTGCAGGCCCTGTTCCGCGTGCAGAGCCAGTGCCCCTACGTCACCCGCATCTACAGCATCGGCCGCAGCGTCGAGGGCCGACACCTCTACGTGCTGGAGTTCAGCGACTACCCAGGCATCCACGAGCCCT TGGAGCCGGAGTTCAAGTATGTTGGGAACATGCATGGGAACGAGGTGCTGGGCcgtgagctgctgctgcaactCTCCGAGTTCCTGTGTGAGGAGTACCGCCGGGGCAACGAGCGCATCACCCGCCTCATCCACGACACGCGCATCCACATCATGCCCTCCATGAACCCCGACGGGTACGAAGTGGCTGCCAAGCAG GGCCCAGACAGCAATGGGTACTTGACGGGGAGGAACAACGCCAATGGAGTGGACTTGAATCGCAACTTCCCTGACCTCAACACGTTCATGTACTACAGTGGGGAAATCAGCGGGCCAAATCACCATATCCCACTGCCTGACAACTGGAAAAGCCAG GTGGAGCCAGAGACGTTGGCTGTGATCCAGTGGATCAGCAGCTACAACTTTGTGCTCTCAGCCAACCTGCATGGTGGAGCGGTGGTGGCAAATTACCCCTATGACAAGTCCCAGGACCAGCGGTTCAGGAACCACCGGCGCACAGTCAACACACCTACGCCTGATGACAAGTTGTTTCAGAAG CTGGCCAAGACCTACTCGTACGCTCACGGATGGATGCACCGTGGCTGGAACTGTGGGGACTACTTTGCTGATGGCATCACAAATGGGGCATCCTGGTACTCGCTCAGCAAAG GCATGCAGGACTTCAACTACCTCTACACCAACTGCTTTGAAATCACTCTGGAGCTGAGTTGCAATAAGTTCCCGCCTGAAGAAGACCTGGAGCGACAATGGATGGCCAACCGGGAGGCCCTTGTTGCTTTCATGGAAGAG GTCCACCAGGGCATCAAAGGGATGGTGTCAGATGAGAACAACAATGGCATTGCAGGAGCAGTGATTTCTGTCCAAGGAATCAGCCATGACATCACCTCTG GTGATATGGGGGATTATTtccggctgctgctgcctggcactTACACTGTCACAGCCTCTGCAGAGGGGTACCAGCCCCAGACAGTGACAACAACAGTGGGCCCAGCTGCTCCTTCATTG